The DNA sequence TACTGAAGAATATACGGATACCTATATATACATTTATAATTCAGCAGATGCAATCGTTCCTCTTTGGGCGTATTTTGTAATCACTGCTAAGCTTACCGATGTTGCAAAAAAAATAGTTTTTGGCAATCGCGAGGATCTTGAAGTTATATTAATGCACAATGCCATTCAAACATATGACTTTGATGAGTTAAGAGGCAAAAGAGTTCTTGTAAAAGGATGTTCAGATAAAGAAATTCCGGAAAATGCATATGTTGAACTTGTTGAACAATTAAAGCCTATCGTTAAGTCATTGATGTTTGGAGAAGCATGTTCTAATGTTCCTATTTTAAAAAACTAAACACGATACCAGGCACTTACATAAAATAACAAACTTTAACAGTAATTTTAGATTAAAAAAATTGTTAGGGAATATTTTTTGATAACTTTGGTTTACTAACAATTTAATAAACACAAAAATGAGTTTAATCGATTTGCTTACAGGGAACACCAGCAACCAGGTTGCAGAACAGGCTGAGAACAAATTTGGAATTAGTAAAAATCAAATTATCGCTTTGTTAGCTGTAGCAGCCCCATTAATTATTTCATATTTAAGAAATAAATCTCAAGATTCTAAAGAGGCTGAAGCTTTAAATAACGCTTTGGATAAAGATCATAACGGAAGTATCCTTGATGATTCCTCACAAGTAGAAGCAAGACAGGCAGAAGGAGGATCAATTCTCAGTCATATTTTTGGTAACGATAAACAAAATGTAGAAAATCAGTTATCGCAAAATACAGGAATCTCAATAGATAAAATAGGCCCGGTTCTGGCTATGCTTGCTCCACTTATCATGGGCTATATCGGTAAAGAAAAACAACAGAACAATGTTGGTGCAGGAGGCCTTGGAGATCTGCTGGGTGGAATTCTTGGAAATGCATCTAACCAGGCACAAACTCAACAATCAAGTCCCTTAAATGACATTCTTGGAAGCGTACTTGGTGGGGGCGGACAATCTCAATCTTCAGGAAATCCACTAAATGATATTTTAGGAAGTGTTCTTGGAGGAGGCCAGCAAAAGCAACAAGAAGGTGGATTGGGAGGCATCCTGGGAAGTATTTTTGGAAAATAATTTAATTTATATAAAGAAAAAGACCAAGGATTTATCTTTGGTCTTTTTTATTCTGTTACTTCTTAGATTTCTCTTCTGAAGCTGTTAATGATTTTGAGGCTTTTCTAGGTCTTCTTTTTCCGTAGCTCCCATTATTAATTTTACCTCTTCTCGATTTTCTGTCTCCTTTTCCCATAATAGATTATTTGTTGGTTCTTACGAATGTAAGAAAACTTGCATAAATCACCTGAACCGTGGCTGTTAAAATTTTTATAAATAAGCATCTAAAATCTAAAAGTTAAACTATAGCTGATGGCTACATTTCTACTCACAAATTAATTGTATTATTTAGAAAACAGAATAAAGAAAGCCCCTAAACATTAGTACGCCAGACCTGTTTGTAATACACTGGATTGCCAAAAACTGATGAAAAGAAGTTTTTTATTTATAACACCTCCAAAAATCTTATCTTTGCACTTTAAAATTCAGCCCTTAAGAAGGCTGATATCTAAAGTCTAATATCTAACATCTAAAACAAATGTTTCGATCGCACACAAACGGAGAATTATCTCTAAAAAATCTTAATGAAGAAGTTACACTTTCAGGATGGGTACAAACTATCCGTGATAAAGGATTTATGATTTGGATAGATCTTCGAGATCGTTACGGAATTACTCAGTTGGTTTTAGATCAGGACCGCTCTTCCGCTCAATTGATGGATGAAGCTAAAAAACTGGGCCGTGAATTTGTGATTCAGGTTACCGGAAAAGTTATTGAAAGAGTCAGTAAAAATCCTAATATTCCAA is a window from the Chryseobacterium sp. T16E-39 genome containing:
- a CDS encoding 30S ribosomal protein THX; protein product: MGKGDRKSRRGKINNGSYGKRRPRKASKSLTASEEKSKK
- a CDS encoding DUF2480 family protein, whose amino-acid sequence is MSEEFEIRNKVNESGLVNFDLATLLPKGVRKGIDLKDFLFQEMILKEKDFREQVAAINTEEYTDTYIYIYNSADAIVPLWAYFVITAKLTDVAKKIVFGNREDLEVILMHNAIQTYDFDELRGKRVLVKGCSDKEIPENAYVELVEQLKPIVKSLMFGEACSNVPILKN
- a CDS encoding DUF937 domain-containing protein, which codes for MSLIDLLTGNTSNQVAEQAENKFGISKNQIIALLAVAAPLIISYLRNKSQDSKEAEALNNALDKDHNGSILDDSSQVEARQAEGGSILSHIFGNDKQNVENQLSQNTGISIDKIGPVLAMLAPLIMGYIGKEKQQNNVGAGGLGDLLGGILGNASNQAQTQQSSPLNDILGSVLGGGGQSQSSGNPLNDILGSVLGGGQQKQQEGGLGGILGSIFGK